The nucleotide window AAGTTCAATGTCTCAGTTTCTGAAGTGGACCACCACGATGTCTGGCAGCGGACAACGATAGCGGTTGCTGCTGTCTCTGCATCAAAGGTGGCTACAGAGAGAGAGCTTCATAATGCCTTGAAAATGATTGATTCTTTTCCTGAGATCGAACGTACCATCACCGATATAGAATGGCTTTGATTAAAGAGGTGATTGAAAATGGGTCATAGAGTAAATCGTGTTGGCGAACAAATGAAAAAAGAATTGGGCGACATCATCAGCCGTAAAATCAAGGATCCGCGAGTCGGTTTCGTGACCGTGACGGATGTCCAGGTTACCGGAGACCTACAGCAGGCGAAGGTGTATATCTCTGTTTTAGGCGATGAACAACAGAGAGAAGATACACTAAAAGGATTAGCAAAAGCCAAAGGCTTCATCAGGACAGAAATTGGCCAGCGAATCCGACTGAGAAAGACGCCTGAACTGATCTTTGAGTTTGATGAAACAATGGCTTACGGAAATCGCATCAATTCACTAATCCATGAGCTGCAAAGAGATGAACAGCCTGGAGAAGAAGAGCAAGATAAAGATACTGACTAAAAGGTTATTTAGTCTGGAAACTTAACCGAAAAAAATGGATAGACAAAACGTCTATCCATTTTTTTCGAGATTTTTTATTTTTAAATACATGGCTCTGTTAAAGTCGAAATGTTGTTTTTACTCCTGGCACGAAGTCAACAGTCTTTGTTAACAGAGCAAAATACATAAATACTTAAGGAGGAAGGGATATGGAAGGGATTCTGCCTCTTTTTAAACCAGCTGGAATGACTTCACATGATTGTGTGTTTAAACTAAGAAAGCTGTTAAGGACGAAGAAGGTGGGCCATACAGGGACTCTGGACCCTGATGTAACCGGGGTACTGCCAATCTGTGTCGGCAAGGCAACGAAAATAGCAGAATACATTACAGATGCAGGAAAAGCCTATGAGGGTGAAGTAACCCTTGGATTCACCACAACGACCGAAGATGCTTCAGGAGAAAAGGTTGATGAAAAATCAGTGGACCGGACACTGACAAAAAAGGAAATAGAAAGTGTCCTTCATTCACTTGTGGGTGAAATTGAGCAAACTCCACCGATGTATTCGGCGGTAAAAGTGAACGGAAAGAAACTTTATGAATATGCAAGGCAAGGAATCGAAGTCGAACGCCCAACCAGGAAGGTGACGATCTATAGCATAGAACTGCTCGATGATCGAGATTCTTATGCTGGCGAGCTGGTCAGCTTTAAGTTCAGGGTATCTTGCAGCAAAGGTACATATATTCGGACCTTAGCGGTTACGATTGGTGAAAAATTAGGATATCCGGCACATATGTCTTCGCTTGTCAGGATTCAGTCGGCCTCCTTTTCCCTGGAAGATTGCTTTACATTCGCGCAGCTTGAAGAAATGGCGGAGGAATCCAGGCTCGAAACAGCTCTATACCCTTTGGAAACTGGTATTTCTTATTTGCCGAAATATCGCATTAATGATAAAGTAGCAGAGAAAGTGAAAAATGGGGCATTGCTTCAAATTCCAAAGGATCTTGAAGGGGTTGAAGGCCCTATTGTAGCAGAAACAGAAGACGGAAAAGCGCTCGCTATCTACAGGGCACACCCAACCAAACACGGGATGATGAAACCTGACAAAGTATTGAGAAATGAGCAATAAAAAGTATTGCCACATTAGGATACGTAATCAGCAATCAATAAGAAAGTCCTGATTAAAAGAGCAGCTGGGTCAGAAAAGGTGAGTTAAATCGTGGAATTGATTAAGCTAAACCATCCTCATGGGTATAAAATAGAAGATTTTCCGGCAATGGCCATCGCATTAGGCTATTTTGACGGAGTTCACCTGGGCCACCAACAGGTGATCAGAGAAGCGAAAAAAGTGGCCGAAGCCAAGAGAATCAAGAGTGCAGTTATGACATTTGATCCCCACCCTTCAGTCGTGCTGGGAAAAAGCATCCAACACATAGAATATATCACGCCATTGGAAGAAAAGGCCCGATTGATTGAAGCAATGGGAGTAGATTATTTATTCGTGATCACCTTCTCGACCGAATTCTCAGGTCTATTGCCCCAGGAGTTCGTCGATCAATATATCATTGGACTGAATGTCCGTCACGTCGTGGCTGGCTTTGATTACTCCTATGGCAAGATGGGCAAGGGGAATATGGAAACAATCCAGTTCCATTCAAGGTCAAAATTTGATTTCACAATAGTATCCAAACTGTCAACTCCTGAAGATGAAAAGGTAAGCTCTACCTTGATCCGCGGATTCTTAAGAGATGGAAAAGTAGATGAAATGCCACATTTGCTAGGAAGATACTTTACAACAAAGGGAATCGTGATTAATGGTGAGCGGCGAGGACGCACAATCGGGTTTCCGACTGCGAACGTGCTGATGGATGAAGAATACATCCTCCCGCCAACAGGTGTTTATGCCGTGAAAATCAAGGTTGACGGCAAATGGCATGAAGGGGTCTGCAATGTCGGCTATAAACCAACCTTCCATCTGGAGAAAAAAGCAAAACCATCGATAGAAGTCCATATCTTTAACTTCAACAAAGAAATTTACGGGGAATCGGCCATTATTGAGTGGCACCTCCGACTGAGAAGTGAACGTAAATTCGAGGGGATTAAGCAGCTTGTTGCCCAAATCGAAAAAGATAAACAGGAAGCAATCCTTCACTTTGAAAAAAACAAGGGTTAGACTTGCTTTTTGTCGTAAAAAGATGTATTCTTATTAACGTATCAAAAAGGAACCTTTGCTTGGCAAGTCGAGTCACCGACGCTTGCTCGGTAACAGGGGATTATAAAATTGGAGGTGAACATGGATGGCAATCTCAAAAGCACGTAAAAATGAACTGATCAATGAATTCAAAGTTCACGAAAGTGACACTGGATCTCCAGAAGTTCAAATCGCTGTCCTTACTGCAGAAATCAACACATTGAACGATCACTTACGCGTTCACAAAAAGGACCATCACTCACGTCGCGGTCTTTTAAAGATGGTAGGTAAGCGTCGTAACCTTTTGACTTACCTTCGTAACAAGGATGTTGCTCGTTACCGCGAGTTAATCAACAAGCTTGGTCTACGTAGATAGTCTGTAAAAGCGGGATTTATCCCGCTTTTTTATTAGGCAATTTTTTGTCCTTTACATAACCTTTGATTGATATGAAGTGCTCGTTTTTTGGAGATAATATAACATAAAAGACATTTTAACGTAACTCCCTTGAAAAGTACCTGTTGATGGACTAGCTTTTATCTAAAGCTGGATAGGGAGGTTTATGGGTTTTATCATTGTTTATTAAGGTATATTGGTTATATGACAAACATGTTTAAATAAATACCCGGGCACAGCCAGGGTGTATTTAGTGGTAGAGAGGGGCTAAAAAGCATGGTACAAGAAAAACAAAGTTTTTCCTTTGACTGGGCAGGACGCAAGCTGACAGTCGAAATCGGACAGCTTGCAAAGCAGGCAAGTGGTGCAGTCCTTGTCCGTTATGGAGATACAGCTGTATTAAGTACAGCTACTGCGTCAAAAGAACCGAAGAATCTGGACTTCTTCCCTTTGACTGTTAACTATGAAGAGAGACTATATGCTGTCGGGAAAATCCCTGGCGGTTTCATTAAGCGAGAAGGCCGCCCTAGTGAGAAAGCGATCCTTGCAAGCCGTTTAATCGACCGACCAATCCGCCCGCTATTTCCGGATGGATTCCGAAATGATGTTCAGGTAATCAGCATTGTCATGAGTGTTGACCAAGACTGTTCATCAGAAATGGCTGCTATGTTTGGGTCATCTTTGGCACTTTCAGTTTCTGATATTCCATTTGGAGGACCAATCGCTGGTGTTACTGTGGGAAGGATCGATGGTAAATTTGTGATTAATCCATCAGTTGAAGAAACCGAGAAAAGTGATATGCACCTCGTAGTGGCTGGTACAATGGATGCAATCAACATGGTTGAAGCAGGTGCTGAAGAGGTACCTGAAGAAGTGATGCTTGAAGCAATCATGTTCGGACATGATGAAATCAAGCGCTTGATTGCGTTCCAACAGGAAATCGTCGCACAGGTTGGTAAAGAAAAAAGAGAAATAAAACTTTTTGAATTGGATAAAGAGCTTGAAGCTGAAGTCCGCGGAATCTGTGAGCAAGACATGGTTGCTGCTATCCAGGTCCAGGAGAAGCATGCACGTGAAGACGCGATCAAAGAAGTGAAAAATGCTGTTGTCGCCCGCTATGAAGAGCAGGAAGCGGATGACGACAAGCTGAAGCAGGTCAAACAAATCCTTGATAAAATTGTAAAAGGTGAAGTTCGCCGCCTGATCACAGAGGAAAAAGTCCGTCCAGATGGACGTGGCGTCGATGAAATTCGCCCGCTTTCTTCTGAGGTAGGCATGCTTCCTAGAACCCACGGTTCCGGATTATTCACAAGGGGCCAAACTCAGGCATTGAGCATTTGTACTCTTGGTGCAATGGGAGATGTGCAGATTCTGGACGGCCTTGGAATCGAAGAAGAAAAACGATTCATGCACCATTATAATTTCCCATTATTCTCTGTTGGTGAAACAGGACCGATCCGCGGACCTGGCCGACGTGAAATCGGGCACGGTGCACTTGGTGAAAGAGCACTAGAACCAATCATTCCAAACGAAAAAGATTTCCCATATACAATCCGTCTTGTTTCAGAAGTATTGGAGTCAAATGGCTCAACTTCACAAGCGAGTATTTGTGCAAGTACATTAGCGATGATGGATGCAGGTGTACCAATTAAAGCACCTGTAGCGGGTATTGCAATGGGTCTAATCAAGTCAGGTGAGCACTATTCAATCCTTACTGATATCCAGGGCATGGAAGACCACCTTGGCGATATGGACTTCAAGGTAGCAGGTACTTCCAAGGGTGTTACTGCTCTTCAAATGGATATAAAGATTGAAGGCTTGTCACGTGAGATTCTTGAAGAGGCTTTGCAGCAGGCTCAAAAAGGCCGCATGCAAATCCTTGAATCAATGATGGCAACAATCAACGAGCCGCGCGGCAACTTATCAAAATACGCTCCAAAAATCATCACAATGTCTATCAATCCTGATAAGATCCGTGATGTCATTGGACCAAGCGGCAAGCAAATCAATAAGATCATCGAAGAAACCGGCGTAAAAATCGATATCGAACAAGATGGTACAGTTTTCATTGCTTCCGTTGATGAAGAAATGAATCAAAAAGCAAAGAAAATCATCGAAGATATCGTCCGTGAAGTCGAAGTTGGCCAAATGTACCTCGGAAAAGTCCGCCGTATCGAAAAGTTCGGTGCTTTCGTGGAAATTTTCCCTGGAAAAGATGGTTTGGTCCATATTTCCGAACTTGCTGAAGAGCGAGTAGGAAAAGTCGAAGATGTCCTGAAGCTTGGCGATGAACTCCTTGTCAAGGTCACCGAAATTGACAAACAAGGAAGAGTAAATCTTTCACGCAAAGCAGTATTGAAAGAACAGCGCGAAAAAGCTGAAAAACAATCATAAGATAAAAACAAGGCCGGGAAATCCCCGGCCTTTTTATGTATGTGAACAAATCACACTCGTTCTACCTTGTCCTTCTGCTTCATAAAATAAAATAAGGCCATCTTTAATCAAAGACGAACATACATAGCTTTGGATGCCCTAACAGAAGAGGAGGCACATAGAATGAGAATGAGAAAAATTGCGCTGGTTTCTATCATGCTGATTTCAGCCTGGACCATGGTTAATAATCCATTTTCCCATACATATGTAGCAGGACTTAAAACGGGAAGCATGGCTGTTTCAGGACAGGAAGATTCCTTGATGGCGGAAATTGAAATGAAGGCAAAAGATTATGAGGTTGAACCCTCTGACGCAAGAAAGGATCCAGTCTGGAAGGTAATTCCGGGCTATAACGGACTAAAAGTCGATGTGAAAAAATCATACGCCAGGATGAAAAAGGCAGGCAAATTCAATCCTGACAAGCTTGTTTTTGTTCAAGTGCCGCCTGAAATCCATTTGAGTGACTTGCCGCCTCAAGCAGTCTACAAAGGACATCCAGAAAAACCTATGGTCAGCTTTATCATCAATGTGGCATGGGGAAATGAGTATCTTTCCGGTATGCTTGCCACATTAAAAAAGCATAATGTGACCGCAAGTTTCTTTCTGGAGGGAAGATGGGTAAAAAATAATCCGGGTATGGCGAAAATGATTTCTGATGCAGGCCATGAAATTGGCAACCACTCCTTCACGCACCCTGATATGAAACAACTATCAGCACCTAAAATTAATGAGGAAATCAGGAAGACAGATGAGGTCATTGAAGCTGTGACTGGTGAAAAGACTAAATGGTTTGCACCACCAAGCGGTTCTTATAAAGACGAAGTAGTAGACATTGCAGCAGCTCATAACTTAGGCACAGTCATGTGGAGCGTGGATACGATCGATTGGCAGAAGCCCACCCGGGAAAAGCTGATTAGCAGGGTGATGGGAAAGGTTCATAACGGAGCATTGATCCTGATGCACCCCACCGAGGCGACTGCTTCATCGCTGGACCAATTGATCACGGAAATCAAGAGTAAGGGCTTGCAAATAGGAACTGTATCGGAATTGTTAAGTGAAAATCGCATCCTCCCGGCAAAAAATATGAAAGAATAGCATTGTATTTGGAAAAAGTAAGTTAAATGGACTATACTAAGTAAATGCAGTAGTTTTTTAGCAGCAGGTTCCAGAGGAGGAATATAATGATAAAGAAATATACATGCCAAAATGGGGTAAGAATTGTACTAGAACAAATCCCGACAGTCCGGTCAGTAGCCATAGGAGTTTGGATTGGAACGGGCTCCCGAAATGAAAATCCTGATAATAATGGAATCTCCCATTTCCTTGAACATATGTTTTTTAAAGGCACCAAAACCAGGTCTGCCAGAGAAATAGCCGAATCATTTGACAGCATCGGCGGTCAGGTGAATGCCTTCACCTCCAAGGAATATACATGCTATTATGCAAAAGTATTGGATAACCATGCCCAATATGCCCTTGAAGTATTGGCGGATATGTTCTTTCATTCTACTTTTGATTCTGAAGAATTGAATAAAGAGAAGAATGTAGTCAATGAAGAAATCAAAATGTATGAGGATACGCCAGATGATATCGTCCATGATTTGCTAAGCCAGGCTATTTACGGTGATCATCCACTGGGGTATCCGATCCTGGGTACTGAGGAAACGCTCCAAACCTTTACAGGAGAAAAATTAGAGCAATACATGCATGACATGTATAGGCCTGAGAATGTAGTCATTTCAATTGCCGGGAATGTCCCGGAATCATTCATTAAAAATGCTGAACAATTCTTTGGCTCTTACGAAGCGAGCAAGGAAGAGTTGGAATACATTAAGCCGGAATTCCATACGAAACAAATATCACGCAAGAAAGAGACTGAGCAAGCCCACCTTTGCCTGGGATTCGAAGGGCTGCAGATCGGCCATTCTGACGTATACAACTTGATTGTCCTGAATAATGTGCTCGGCGGAAGCATGAGCAGCAGATTATTTCAGGAAGTCAGGGAACAGCGCGGTCTAGCCTACTCTGTATTTTCCTATCATTCCGCATACAGGGATAGCGGGATGGTCACAATTTATGGAGGAACTGGTTCAAATCAGCTGAATGTTTTGTATGAGACCATTCAGGAGACGCTCGATAAGCTTCGCGCAGACGGCATTACGGAAAAAGAACTTAATAACAGCAAAGAACAACTGAAAGGCAGTTTGATGTTAAGCCTTGAGAGCACAAACAGCCGGATGAGCAGGAATGGGAAAAATGAGCTTCTGCTTGGAAGGCATCGCTCTCTTGATGAAATCGTCGAACAAATCGATCAGGTCACAAAGGACCGTGTTGACGGCATGGCCAATAAGATATTCACAGACCAATATTCAGTATCCCTGATCAGCCCTAGCGGCGAGCTCCCAACACAATAATGAATTCCAGGACAGCAGTTTCTTTAAGAAGCTGCTGTTTTTTATATTCTAAAAAGGGTTCCGAAACGATAAATATAGAATAAGGACAAAGTGACGGGGAGGTCCATCATGAAACTGAGTGAACTTGGCGGCAAAGAAATTGTCGATGTGAAAAGGGCAGAGAGGTTAGGAGTACTTGGTCAAACAGATTTGGAAATCAACGAAAGAACAGGGCAAATCGAAGCATTGATCATTCCATCATTAAAATGGTTTGGCCTCCGCAAGCAATCCGGGGAGGTAAGGGTGCCATGGAAGCACATCAAGAAAATCGGTTCAGATATGATCATCATCGATATACCAGATGATGAGTAAAAAGCGGGCTTTCATGCCGGCTTATTTTTTTTGCTGATTATTAAAAGATTAGTGAGTTCACAGTCGCTTGTGGGTGCTTTTCTTTTATGGAAAACTCACCTATTCCGCGTTTGATACATATGATGTTGAAGTAGTTCATGTTGAATAGAAATTTTAATCCAGGATTAATGGAAAAGAAGGTGATTGTTCTCATGCTGACAGGTATGCAAATCGCGGTTATCGGCGGTGATGCTAGACAGCTGGAGATTATTCGCAAGCTGACAGAGCTTGATGCAAAGCTTTCTTTAATAGGCTTCGAGCAGTTGGACCATGCTTTCACAGGTGCCTCAAAAGAAAAGATAGATGAAGTTGATTTTTCAGTACAGGATGCTTTGATCCTGCCTGTTCCCGGAACTAGCCTGGAGGGTCAGGTCGAAACCATTTTCTCAAATGAAAGAGTTGTAATCATAAAAGAAATGCTTGAACGGACTCCGGAACACTGTAAGGTTTATTCTGGTATCAGCAACTCGTACTTGACGGGGATCGCCAGCCAGGCCAACCGCAAACTCGTACAGCTATTCTCCCGTGATGATGTCGCAATTTATAACTCGATTCCGACAGTGGAAGGAACGATCATGATGGCAATCCAGCACACGGATTTTACGATACATGGTTCCAATGTTTCTGTTCTGGGACTTGGCAGGGTCGGTATGAGTGTTGCGAGAACCTTCCATGCGCTTGGAGCAAAGGTTAAGGTAGGTGCCCGGAAAAGCGAGCATATTGCAAGGATTACTGAAATGGGATTAGAACCTTTCCTTTTATCAGACATAGGAAAGGCAGTTTCTGATAGCGATATTTGCATCAATACCATTCCTAACCAGATTGTTACTGCTTCTGTCATTTCGAGGATGCCCGCCCATACCTTGATCATTGACCTTGCATCGAAACCAGGTGGAACGGATTTTCGCTATGCTGAAAAACGGGGAATCAAGGCTTTGCTTGCGCCAGGTTTGCCGGGCATCGTAGCCCCAAAGACTGCTGGGCAAATTCTGGCGAATGTTCTTTCTCAGCTGCTTATGGAAGACTTTTCTAACCGAAAGGAGAAAGAAGTATGAGTTTACAAGGAAAAAAGATCGGATTTGGATTGACAGGTTCTCATTGTACGTATGATGCTGTTTTTCCCGAAATTGAAAAATTAGTGAATGCAGGTGCAGAAGTTCTGCCTGTTGTCACCTTCACCGTAAAAAATACTGAAACACGTTTTGGAAAAGGGGAGGACTGGGTACAGCGGATTGAGGAGCTTACCGGCAATAAGGTGATCGACTCAATTGTGAAGGCAGAGCCTCTTGGGCCCAAAATCCCGCTGGATTGCATGGTCATTGCGCCTCTCACCGGAAACTCGATGAGCAAGTTTGCAAATGCCATGACTGATTCACCAGTTTTGATGGCTGCGAAAGCGACTTTAAGAAACCAAAAACCAGTAGTGCTCGGCATTTCCACGAACGATGCCTTGGGACTCAATGGCGTCAACCTGATGAGACTAATGGCAACCAAAAATATTTTCATGATTCCTTTTGGCCAGGATGATCCGGTAAAAAAACCAAATTCAATGGTTGCCAGAATGGAGATGCTCTCCGAAACGGTTTTGGAGGCAATGGAAGGAAAGCAATTGCAGCCAGTTCTTGTTGAACGTTATAAGGATAACTAGGGAAAATCCAAGGAAGGATACCGTCAAATCAGCAGAAATCAAGATAAACGACCTGACTAGTCTAACTGGAAACGCTTTTCTCCGGCAGTGAAGCAAAATCTTTCTTTCCTTAATGATTGAATATGATAAAATATAGGATAATATACAAGGCGGTTTTTAAGACAAGTAAAAAATGTCCAGAATCTGCGCCTGGCCTGTTTTAACTCCGGAGAACGTCCCAAAGTACCATGCGAAAAGCTTTCGTACGGAGTGAGGATGGGTTTCTGGGCTGGCCTGGGCGCTTGCGCATTTCTTATAAGCCGCCGTTATACTTATGTTCAAACAACCGGCTTTTAACGGATATTAAAACGATAATGGCAGTGGAAGGGGAAACAGATATGTCAGAGAGAAAAGGTTACCGAGTAGCAGTAGTTGGAGCAACAGGAGCAGTTGGGCAGCAAATGATCCAAACGCTTGAAAACAGGGATTTTCCAGTTTCGGAACTATTACTGCTTTCTTCAGCAAGATCTGCTGGTACGAAGGTTCATTATAAAGGTAACGAAATAACAGTTCAGGAAGCAAAACCGGAAAGCTTTGAAGGAGTGGATATAGCTCTTTTCAGCGCAGGCGGCAGTGTATCGAAACAATTGGCTCCTGAGGCTGTCAAGCGCGGAGCAATCGTTGTTGATAACACAAGTGCCTTCAGGATGGAAGAAAATATTCCGCTGGTAGTACCAGAAGTTAATGAAGAAGATTTGCGCAATCATAATGGAATCATCGCTAATCCAAACTGCTCGACAATCCAGATGGTCGTGGCACTGGAGCCGCTCCGCAAGAAATACGGCCTTGATAAGATCATCGTCTCAACCTACCAGGCAGTTTCTGGTGCAGGTGCAGCAGCCGTGGAAGAGATGAAGGAACAAACTAGGGCGATTCTGGATGGCAAAGAATATGAGCCAAAGATCCTTCCTGTTAAATCTGGAGAAAAGCACTACCAGATTGCCTTCAATGCCATTCCGCAGATTGACACATTCGTTGAAAATGGGTTCACGTATGAAGAAATGAAAATGATCAATGAAACCAAGAAAATCATGCATATGCCTGAGCTTCAGGTTGCTGCTACTTGTGTGCGGCTCCCTGTCGGTACTGGCCATTCTGAATCAGTTTACATCGAAATTGGCGAAGGCGGAGTAGCCGCATCTGAAGTGAAGGAATTGCTCGCAGATGCTCCAGGAGTTGTCCTTCAAGATAATCCGGACCAGCAGTTATATCCTATGCCTGCATTCTGTGTAGGAAAAAACGATGTATTCGTTGGCCGAATAAGGAAGGACCTTGACAACGATAAAGGCTTCCATATGTGGGTAGTATCAGATAACCTGCTGAAAGGTGCTGCGTGGAACTCTGTCCAGATTGCTGAAAGTCTTGTAAAACTCGGTCTTGTAAAATAATTGCATTAGGTTAAATGACAGAATTTCTGAGGTGTTACGATGAAAATAATCGTTCAAAAATTTGGCGGTACGTCTGTTCGTGATGAGCAAAGCCGCAGTCACGCAATAGGCCATATTAAAAATGCGGTTGCTGACGGATATAAAGCAGTTGTGGTTGTTTCTGCGATGGGCAGGAAGGGTGATCCGTACGCTACAGACACTCTCCTCAGCCTGATTGGTGGAAATGGGAGCAGGATCAGCAAGCGCGAGCACGACCTGCTGCTTTCTTGCGGTGAAACGATTTCGAGTGTGGTTTTTACAAATATGCTGATAGAAAATGGCATCAATGCGACTGCCCTTACTGGTGCACAGGCAGGGTTCAGGACCAACAGCGAGCATACGAACGCAAGGATCCTGGATATGAAGTGTGACCGTTTGCTGCGGGAACTGGACCATGTTGATGCAGTCGTTGTAGCAGGATTCCAGGGAGCAGCCAAAAATGGAGACGTAACAACGATTGGCAGAGGCGGCAGTGATACGTCCGCAGCAGCATTAGGCGCGGCTTTGAACGCTGAATGGATTGACATCTTTACCGATGTTGAAGGAATCATGACAGCTGATCCGAGGATTGCGGATAACGCACGGCCTCTTTCTGTGGTGACCTATACAGAGGTGTGCAATATGGCATATCAGGGCGCGAAGGTCATCCACCCTCGTGCTGTCGAGATTGCCATGCAGGCAAAAGTACCGATCAGGATCAGGTCCACGTATTCTGATGGCCTCGGGACATTAGTTACAACCCTGAATCGTGAAAATAAAGGAACTGACATCAAGGAGCGTCCTGTTACAGGCATCGCCCATGTTTCGAATGTCAGCCAAATCAAAGTTTTTGCCAAAAAGGACCAATACAATCTACAATCAGAAGTGTTCAAGGCTATGGCCAATGAAAACATCAGCGTGGATTTCATCAATATTTCCCCTAATGGAGTAGTGTATACTGTGCTGGATGAAATGACAGACCGGGCAGTGAAAGTCCTCGAAGGATTAGGCCACACACCGCAGATAGAGAAGAATTGTGCGAAGGTCTCTGTCGTAGGGGCAGGTATGGCAGGTGTTCCAGGTGTGACCTCGAAGATCGTTACAGCACTGTCTGAGAAGGGCATCCGGATTCTCCAATCCGCTGACAGCCACACAACCATTTGGGTCCTGGTCAAACAGGATGATTTGGGGAAGGCAGTGAATGCACTTCATGATGCTTTCCAGCTCGAAGAAGAAACAATAGAGTTCGAAAGACACGATATATAAAATGGCTTCCAGCCTTGGCAGACGGAAGCTTTTGAGAATAGGAGTGAACAGGAATGGTTCAATTCGGAAGAGTATCTACAGCAATGGTGACCCCATTTGATCATAAAGGTCACATTGATTTCGCTAAAACGACCCAGCTAGTCAACCATTTGATTTCGAACGGTACAGATTCACTGGTTGTCGCGGGAACGACAGGTGAATCTCCGACTCTTTCAAAGGAAGAAAAAATCGCTTTATTTCAGCATGTCGTGAAAGTCGTTGACAAAAGAGTTCCCGTCATAGCAGGTACAGGCAGCAACAACACTTATGCTACTATCGAATTGACGAAAAAAGCCGAAGAAATTGGTGTGGACGCGATAATGATCGTTGCCCCTTATTATAACAAGCCAAACCAGGAAGGACTCTACCAGCATTTCAAAGCAGCAGCTGAAGCTACTTCATTGCCAGTGATGGTGTATAACATCCCGGGCAGGTCTGTAGTCAATATTCTTCCTGAAACGGTGATCAAGCTGGCAGAAATCCCGAATATCGTGGCCGTCAAGGAAGCAAGCGGCGAACTTAACGCGATGACGAAAATCATTGCCAGCACACCTGATGATTTCCTTCTTTACAGCGGTGACGACGGGTTGACACTTCCTGTGCTTGCTATTGGCGGGGTGGGCATCGTCTCTGTAGCATCCCATGTGATTGGCAACGAGATGCAAGCGATGGTTGATGCATTCTTCAGTGGAAGAAACGAGGATGCAGCGAAAATGCACCAGCGTCTCCTTCCAGTCATGCAAGGTTTGTTTGCCGCACCGAGCCCTGGACCAGTTAAAACTGCATTGCAGCTGAAAGGGCTCGACGTCGGCTCAGTGCGCTTGCCGATGGTTCCATTGACAGAGCAAGAAAGAACAGCGGTAGCGAAATTATTCGAATAGTACAAGGGCCGGCCTGGTAAGGCTGGCCTTATTTTATTGTGTATAAGTGT belongs to Mesobacillus sp. AQ2 and includes:
- a CDS encoding DUF503 family protein, whose product is MVVGLAACECIIYDAHSLKEKRAVLQRIITRLKQKFNVSVSEVDHHDVWQRTTIAVAAVSASKVATERELHNALKMIDSFPEIERTITDIEWL
- the rbfA gene encoding 30S ribosome-binding factor RbfA encodes the protein MGHRVNRVGEQMKKELGDIISRKIKDPRVGFVTVTDVQVTGDLQQAKVYISVLGDEQQREDTLKGLAKAKGFIRTEIGQRIRLRKTPELIFEFDETMAYGNRINSLIHELQRDEQPGEEEQDKDTD
- the truB gene encoding tRNA pseudouridine(55) synthase TruB, which codes for MEGILPLFKPAGMTSHDCVFKLRKLLRTKKVGHTGTLDPDVTGVLPICVGKATKIAEYITDAGKAYEGEVTLGFTTTTEDASGEKVDEKSVDRTLTKKEIESVLHSLVGEIEQTPPMYSAVKVNGKKLYEYARQGIEVERPTRKVTIYSIELLDDRDSYAGELVSFKFRVSCSKGTYIRTLAVTIGEKLGYPAHMSSLVRIQSASFSLEDCFTFAQLEEMAEESRLETALYPLETGISYLPKYRINDKVAEKVKNGALLQIPKDLEGVEGPIVAETEDGKALAIYRAHPTKHGMMKPDKVLRNEQ
- the ribF gene encoding bifunctional riboflavin kinase/FAD synthetase; the protein is MELIKLNHPHGYKIEDFPAMAIALGYFDGVHLGHQQVIREAKKVAEAKRIKSAVMTFDPHPSVVLGKSIQHIEYITPLEEKARLIEAMGVDYLFVITFSTEFSGLLPQEFVDQYIIGLNVRHVVAGFDYSYGKMGKGNMETIQFHSRSKFDFTIVSKLSTPEDEKVSSTLIRGFLRDGKVDEMPHLLGRYFTTKGIVINGERRGRTIGFPTANVLMDEEYILPPTGVYAVKIKVDGKWHEGVCNVGYKPTFHLEKKAKPSIEVHIFNFNKEIYGESAIIEWHLRLRSERKFEGIKQLVAQIEKDKQEAILHFEKNKG
- the rpsO gene encoding 30S ribosomal protein S15 — its product is MAISKARKNELINEFKVHESDTGSPEVQIAVLTAEINTLNDHLRVHKKDHHSRRGLLKMVGKRRNLLTYLRNKDVARYRELINKLGLRR
- the pnp gene encoding polyribonucleotide nucleotidyltransferase, producing MVQEKQSFSFDWAGRKLTVEIGQLAKQASGAVLVRYGDTAVLSTATASKEPKNLDFFPLTVNYEERLYAVGKIPGGFIKREGRPSEKAILASRLIDRPIRPLFPDGFRNDVQVISIVMSVDQDCSSEMAAMFGSSLALSVSDIPFGGPIAGVTVGRIDGKFVINPSVEETEKSDMHLVVAGTMDAINMVEAGAEEVPEEVMLEAIMFGHDEIKRLIAFQQEIVAQVGKEKREIKLFELDKELEAEVRGICEQDMVAAIQVQEKHAREDAIKEVKNAVVARYEEQEADDDKLKQVKQILDKIVKGEVRRLITEEKVRPDGRGVDEIRPLSSEVGMLPRTHGSGLFTRGQTQALSICTLGAMGDVQILDGLGIEEEKRFMHHYNFPLFSVGETGPIRGPGRREIGHGALGERALEPIIPNEKDFPYTIRLVSEVLESNGSTSQASICASTLAMMDAGVPIKAPVAGIAMGLIKSGEHYSILTDIQGMEDHLGDMDFKVAGTSKGVTALQMDIKIEGLSREILEEALQQAQKGRMQILESMMATINEPRGNLSKYAPKIITMSINPDKIRDVIGPSGKQINKIIEETGVKIDIEQDGTVFIASVDEEMNQKAKKIIEDIVREVEVGQMYLGKVRRIEKFGAFVEIFPGKDGLVHISELAEERVGKVEDVLKLGDELLVKVTEIDKQGRVNLSRKAVLKEQREKAEKQS
- a CDS encoding polysaccharide deacetylase family protein, which translates into the protein MRKIALVSIMLISAWTMVNNPFSHTYVAGLKTGSMAVSGQEDSLMAEIEMKAKDYEVEPSDARKDPVWKVIPGYNGLKVDVKKSYARMKKAGKFNPDKLVFVQVPPEIHLSDLPPQAVYKGHPEKPMVSFIINVAWGNEYLSGMLATLKKHNVTASFFLEGRWVKNNPGMAKMISDAGHEIGNHSFTHPDMKQLSAPKINEEIRKTDEVIEAVTGEKTKWFAPPSGSYKDEVVDIAAAHNLGTVMWSVDTIDWQKPTREKLISRVMGKVHNGALILMHPTEATASSLDQLITEIKSKGLQIGTVSELLSENRILPAKNMKE